Part of the Juglans regia cultivar Chandler chromosome 14, Walnut 2.0, whole genome shotgun sequence genome, AACGTATCTTGATGAAATGAGCCATATGAAAAGGACACGTATCATAAATCCTAGAAACAAAGGACCAAATGAGTACATGATACTTGCGCCATTTTAGGGCCTACAAATTCTTTGTCACCAAGTAATCAGGGTACTGTCACATCGATCTATACAATTAAGCACAAGTTGTGCATGCCATCCTTTTTGATCATACGTTGTTAATTGTGAGAGTGATTGATTCATTAATTTGCATAAGGAAAATACTAAAAGCAACCCGCTGGGAAAATCGTGAGGTAATCTCCACCCACGTGGCATAAATAAACGCCAATGTTTCATACTTTAGTCCAAAATAGATATCATGGAGGAGGAAAATGTCTTGaagtaaacaagaaaatattacaatgAGGAGTGATAAGGCTTAGAAAACAAACCAActtgcagaaaaagaaaaagaagtgtaACTAGGAACTAGGAAGCCTTTGCTTATAGCTATCAAGGGTTAGATCTACGACGGCAGAGCATGATGTTTATAGATCAGGTGGACGTTCTACATTTTTTGTTGGAAATGATGCTAGCAGAGCTCTCGCAAAAATGTCTTTTGAAGGGAAAAGTTTGACGGAGGATATATATGATCTAGGTCTATTCGAACGCAAGGCTTTGCAGTATTGGGAATTCAAGTTTATGAGGCGTTTACTTCAGCGGCTTTGTTCTCCTCTTTTTGAGATGGTGAGgagttggaaaatatttttgctGAATATCTCATTGTGAGTCAACTTGTGAAAGTCGAGTCTCCTTGGAGAGATGGTTATAGACTCCATGCTGGGATGTTTCATTCCTTCATTTCTCAATCTTTTGCTTAGCACATTTTAAGGACTAGCAAGTTGATAAATTTTCTTTGTGTTTGTCATAAGCATTGTGGTTGGGCTGATTCCCTAGAGGCCTTGGTTGATGAAGCGGCGAAGAAGAAACTGCAATTAGATCTTCCAagaaacggtgtcgtttccATTTAATGTCACGTAAGATCAGTTATGTCGCGATTCTCTCAACAATTGTCTTCAGTAGAACTGCTTGTATAATAATACTATGTATGTATATTCTATGATACGATAATTAGGAGAGAATCATCGTAAAACTGGTCGTAAACAGAAATTTGACAAAGTACTTTTAAAACGATGAGTTAGTGTTATGCTCAAGCAATGAGATTAAGCTCTTGAGTAACTTCTAATATATCTACCATTTAAGTGCGTTTACACTGTTGATCTatttctacaattttttatatataacacgCACGGAGCATGATGTAATGTTGATGTTTTATAGAGAGTCGTGATTAAGCTGTCATGGCTAAAAGTGACAGCTCCTAGCAACCCAGCCGCCGCAAAGACTTTCACACGTGTGAATTAATGTCTCACGTGCGAGCTACAGTACTAAGTGGTCTGTTCTTCTGCCGCTCTGCCACTGAAATTCAATGCCTTCCCTTCCACGTTCTGGTATTGACGCACACCACACCACACCACTACACCCACCTCCACACGGTTTAGACCGCCCCTTTACTTTGAAGGCTGAACTCTGAAGCCTTATCCAATTTACCATTATACCCTTATCCTCTTCGGCCATCGAATTTCCTGTACTATCCTTCAAGGTGACTAATAAACCCCTTCATTTGTTTGGTTGCTTTACATATTAGCCCTTCATATGATCCAAATTTACTGTTACATCATTTTACTGTGGAAACacagataaataattttaagcAGTCCAACAAAAAATGAATCGTTGTAGATTACGTtccctattaaaaaaaaaaaaaaaattaatgattgaCGTTAGGGTACAACATAGGCTATGTGTcatgcttaaaaaataataatagattattGTAGGAGTTACATGCAATAATTAACCATTAATTACTCGCTGAGACAAATTGTCAACTCGATAAAACTAATAGATTATCAACCGTTGACTTGTATGATTTGTCAACTATGCACATTAGTTGACAAACTCAATAGCCATTGGTTTTGCACCTCTTTAATTGGGAGTCGGAAGAATCTATTCATGATTGCCGGCCGGCCGCCTGGACAATATTAAGGGTACGTagtaatagaaataaaaaaaagtgattaattcgtcttgatttatttattttttattaagttagttttagtttttctatCTTATAAGTTAGCTAGCTTAATTTTCCATATTgatctattaatatttattatgtgTGTGTACGTCATATATACGTGCATgagagtgggagagagaggGTGTATCATGCTCTcatgatgtgtatatatatatatatatatatatatatagatatatagtattacatatatttGTTCCTCAGTCCTGTACGTTCTCACCTATTACTGTTCATACAGGCCATAATCATATTGGTAAAAGACTGCAcattaattctatatataatgcttgttataattatgatttcaaattatttattttattgatatttaattatcaataatttttttttatggtattaATTTTCCCTACTAAATATAAGTTAATTAGTACTACATTTGTCTCATATAGATCATGGGAATTTGACATGGCataatgttttctttcttccttggggattaattaattaagggaaTTTGAATATTCATTTTACTTGCACAAATAAACGATCAAATATGTTCCATCACAAATAAATCACTTGAGCTCAAGAACCTGATTATTAAcgataaaatattcattttatttcttcgtTGCAATATTATGTGTGTTTTAAGGGTCAGACGGTAATTTCGGTGACACTCTTTCTTGAAATTATGAAAACGCCCAATGAACCCCTGTTGAAAAGACGAAAACACCATTGCGCAATGCGCGGGTAGTTACGCGTCAAGCCACGTCACTATGAAAAAGATAATTCCCGATAaagtgtctctctctctctatttcccTCACTACCGGGAAACGAAGAGGACACCCTTCGACACCTATATAAATGGACTCCCGCAATTTCTGTTTCTCTCGCCAacaagacctctctctctctctcgcacaacGCGCATTCGTTCCTTTCCATTTCGTTTCGTTCTGTTCATGGATTCCCCTTCTCGGTACTCCGTCATCATCATCGGTGCCGGTGTCTCCGGTAGGCCCCCAATACAAACATCTCCACCTTTCATTCCATATACGCgatactttcttttttattttaactcaatctTTTGCCTGTTTATCTTGGTAAGGTTTATCGGCGGCGAAAGTGTTAACTGAGAACGGATTGGAGGACCTGGTGATTCTGGAGGCTTCGGACCGAATTGGAGGCAGGGTCCGAAAGGAGGATTTCGGGGGCGTGTCGGTGGAGCTCGGGGCTGGCTGGATTGCCGGAGTTGGTGGCAAAGAGTCCAACCCCGTCTGGGAGCTCGCCAATCAATCCGGCTTACGCACTCGCTTCTCCGACTACAGCAATGCCCGCTACAACATCTACGACCGCAGGTATCCGTATCCGAATACAatacctttttctctctctaaccGCTTCTGATTTTTGCTATTTTGCGCCATGGTGACATTGCTGCTCCACGACATTTCGTTTTTTATTCCGAGTCTCACACGTGATAGAATCCACTTAGAACACGTTATATTGAACGACGATGGTTTTGAACTACTTTATCTTGTTGCTGTTGCAGCGGCAAGATTTTCCCGAGCGGGCTCGCTGCCGACTCTTACAAGAAGGCGGTGGACTCGGCGATGCAGCAGCTGAGGAAAGAGGAGGCCGTCAGGGGGGAGGTCCGAGGTAGTGGGTGCGACGTCAGTAGAGTAACCGAACCACCTTCGTAAGTCCAGTTTGACTGTTAATTCTGCTGCCAAAACCAGcttaattattcattattatataatgtgatTCTGAATATGTTTTCTTATGCTTATCCAAAAAGATATTCTACTTGTACATCAATGTCCATATCATATGAATACTaatggtttattttaatttttttttatttttttgggtgtttGTTTAGCTCGCCGAAGACGCCGATAGAGCTTGCCATTGACTTTATCCTACATGATTTTGAGATGGCAGGTGAGTTTTATAGCTCGTTTATGGATAATTCGATCTCTGTTTAATTGATTGCTGAGAAAGTGGTGaaatcaagaaagaaagaaagaagagcgAAAAATAGATGCATAAGATCATCTTGATCATTACAGATCGACTTTATTTATAGTGAAGTTATCTAATTCTCTATGTGTGTTTGTGAGCATGTATGCGtgtgcttgtgttttttttttttttttttaactttctctaAATGATCATGACGTCCTTTTTAAACGGAATAAAGGGTACTGTATGTCACTGAGATGTTTCAATGTAAAGCGTTTGGATACCAATATACCCATACTATATTTCAGTGTCTAAactcaacaagaaaaaaaaaaaaaaaaactcaattcaactaaACTAATTTGGTAATCATGTCTTAATTTtgtgagattatatatatatatatgtgtgttatATTTCTCTTTAAACTGTTAAAAAACGAATTGGAAATGTGTTTTGGGTGCAGAGGTTGAGCCAATTTCAACTTACGTAGATTTTGGGGAACAAGAATATTTAGTTGCAGACGAAAGAGGGTATGAGTATTTGCTATACAAAATGGctgaagattttctttttacgtCTGAGGGTAATATCCTGGACAGCCGTCTCAAACTAAACAAGGTACGTACGTAGAATAATCTcattcttttattatatatatatatatatatatatatttctttatgttgtttttcataatttatttgttttaatatagGGGAAGAATCCAAAgatctctttttgttttcatgtACCTACTACGTTCCAATTCTTCATGTATTAGATAGATTGACCTACTTCTGGAATTTGCAGATAATGACGTTTTCTGaaattttcaatattcttatttattaaaacaatttttttattttttggtccCTGAAGtcaactcatttttgttttttacttttaaatttattaatattgtctGAATCTAAATGCCATTTCTCTCGTTCACAATAAATTACTAATCATGTAGAGGTTAACGGGATATTTTCTCTGATGTTTGCTGGGTCATTGACACTCGTAATTATGTGCCCTTGTACGTTCGCTATTTCTTTTTCTGGTTGAAACTACTTATTTCTCTACATGATTTAGGTGTCATTATCAATTCtttaatatacataaaaataaaatgcatccATATTGCacaggaaaaaaattgaagtataCTTGTTTTTCACGATTTAATAGAAAGCAAAGGAACGTACGTACAGGCAAAAATTCATGTATTTTCGTCGCTGTTTTAGAGACATTTGTTTAGAAAATTGGGATCCTGGAAAACTACTTTTATGTTCGAGTGTTGAAAGTAGGGCTGATGAAGACACTGAAATGaataaacttgtatttttatGTTGTTTAAAGACAAGCGAGGTCCACTTTTGAATCGTTTATTTGACCATTTCTCCCAATTTCCAATGCTTACAACGAGGCTAAAAAAACAGTACACTTTATTTGTTGAGGGCCCCAACTTACAGCCATAATTTGACCTATCTACACCATATTTGATTTCAATCGCATAGTTATGGAATGGCATGGTATGGTGCTTGAAACCATTAAAGCCCTTTTATCACTCATAAATTTGTAGGCcccaaatttcaaaatttccatCACCCTACACAGTGTGAGTTATGACCCAGAACACTACCCTATGAGATGAGATGTCATATCAGTCAAATAGTGAACATGAAAGTAGACGGGGGTCTTGTCATTTTCTCCATTTAATGGGCAGTTGTCTTTGCCACCGCTACCTCAAAATGCATAAAGAATCTGGAGCCAACGTAGCTCATTTCTCCGCTAATGCTATAATTCACAGTGGATCCTCATCTTTTCAGAAAGGAAAAGTACTATTCGATCTCTTATTTTGagatttcatatattataatttttttttgtaataaattaaagaaataattatcagtgtatttatattttttttatatatattttttaaaaatatttaaaaataataaaaattaaaaaattaaaaaaataaaaatggtcaCGGGCtcagaaagaaaaatgctacttttagAAAAGCTACCATAAGTGGGTAAATGGTCTGTTTACCTCAACTCTGCACAGATTctcgttcaataaatatttcCCATTCTTCATTTTGGAATCCCAAATTGCACAGATTTTCTTGGTTTGACTTCTCAGAATCTTATGGGTTGTTGCCTtggactttgtttttttttgttaaattaagcTCACACATTTATTGCTGTGTTATTATGCACGGACTTGATGCAGGTGGTTCGGGAATTACAGCAATCGAGAAACGGCGTGAAGGTATTAACGGAGGATGGTTGCGTCTACGAAGCCAATTACGTGGTTTTGTCCGCCAGTATTGGTGTTCTCCAAAGTGACCTCATTTCCTTCAGACCCCCCTTACCCGTACGTttcctcttccatttttttatgcACTTTCAAACCTTTTCTAATCTAGTTCGAACTCACAGTACATGTCACGTATCTTTTGATTTCATGACATTGTGCTCGCTAGTTGATCGTGAAATTCTTGCAACTCATGACTACGCTAACCCTTTTTGCACCCAGGCGATTAACTGAAATATCTTAGACATTTGAGATTGTTTGGTAAATTGATTTACTCATAATAACCGGAATTTAGTCCTTGAACATAATGGCACGTTACGCTCGAGACCAATTATTTTTCGCCAGTCCCAAGAATGATTGACTATACCCtgtattttaaaaagaaagagagagaacgagTAATGACCTCTAGAatgtgaatatattattttagtcCAACGTAGGGGAATCTATAGAGATAACACCCTAGTAGGGCAGGCTGCTTTCCACCtctttactgtttttttttttttttcaataaatttcatCTCTTTACTTGATGTGTGGGGTCTGACCCACATGTTAAATGCGTCAGAACTTATGGATAGTATTCACTAGAGTTCACTGGCTGATGCGCAAGAGGGATTCCCGAGGTGTtctttatatgaaaaatatggaTTGCACGATCCACGCTTTAATAACCCATGGCTTGCCTATTGAATCCTCTATGTGATAGACTATTTGTTAGTTGGCTACTGGCCGGCACTGTGTACGGTGGTTATGGATGTTTGTACAGTTTGAAAACCGGTTAAGTAGAAGTATATTATTGTTGAGAATGAATAAAACTAGGCCACAACTAGGGTTCCGAAAATAGTTTGTTGCAGTACTTCATCTTTGATCTAAccatgaaatctttttttttttaaatgagacgAGCTACTGCCAACAGCCAGCAATCGGTGCTTCACTATAATTTTCTCCACTTCATGTACAATAAATTAGTTGTTTGATAATATGAACAGATACATGAACTCTTTAGATCTTCCATGTCGATATGTTTCGATTGAGCACATATTCTGCTCTTTACAGATATGTGCTTGAACAAGATTTATCTGGACTTTCTTTTTCTAAGTCAATTTTGATCGGGACTCGCGCATGACATAATATTTGGTGGCAGTAGGTCATGTATATTCGTGGTCCCTTGGTCTAAGTTTTGCTGCTGTGAAGTTCCAATtccatattaaattttttttattatgttttaatattgacataatcatgaataaaataatggaaCAGAGGTGGAAAATGGAGGCCATAGAGACATGTGACGTGATGGTGTACACAAAGATCTTCTTAAAATTTCCATACAAATTCTGGCCATGTGGACCTGAAAAAGAGTTCTTCATCTATGCCCACGAGAGGAGGGGCTACTACACGTTCTGGCAGGTAggcatctgtttttttttttgttattgttattataattgttaatgTTGCCAACTAACATTCAAATGTCCTTAGTGCAATGCTGGCTCTTACTGCTTTAGTTtatgtgattttgtttttcttggaaTGCGGGCTAGCTTCCACTACAAGTCTATGCAATTAAGCAATTCATTACGTTGTCAATCGTGTGTTGTGGCTGAAGTAATAGTCTTtcttgtgagagagagagagagagagaggggggggtgTTGTGCCGTGGATCAGAGGAAATTATTGAacaccaaggaaaaaaaatggaatctaGTTAAAATAAAACCTTAGCATAATTGTCTTCAATTACCACCTTTGATTGTTGCTTACACATTGACACATCATTTATTAGGAGAGATTATAGTTGGCTTCTGCTTTAGGTtaaatgtgaagaaaaatgcATCCTAGCTTTACTATGCTccttaaattatttcaacatCAACGGAGTTATCAATCGGATTGATATCCTTACATAAGTGGCTGTATAAATTAGCTTATAATGATCAGTTTTGTAGTTATTCCCACTATCAGCTAGCTcccactattttttctttatttgccATTTAAAATGCATGATCAGTACCAAATCATATTAACTTATTGCCACATTCTTTAACACATAATGCAAATTTGGCTCATCTGACTCAACTAGCTATCATGGCACATCAGCTTGTATCGcgagggtatatatatatatatatatatatatatagttaaaatcCAATATTTGATGAAAACAACTTGCTCTGTTGTTTGATACAGCAAATGAATTATGAGATTGGGTTATGTGTTTCTcaacattaattattttcttgtagGGATCATTACAAAAACTAAAGTCTTTGCATCATTAGTTTTGAATGATTCTTCCCATtgttatgtgtgtgtgtgtgtgtgtgtatatatatatatatatatatatatgatgtttctGTCATTCTCATAGAGCTGGTGGCAATATGGAAATTAGGTGCATCGTAGGAACTAATcccaatcttattttttctatttttatttccaaCTTATTAGTtggactcttttttttattattattatcatcatatcTCCTAAAtccatgtaatttaattatacaTCGAATCTCTGCCTGATTAGAAGAAGATCGAATTATGTGAAGTAGTACACCACGTGGAGGCATTGCATGCAGGATCTCACATCTCTAgctataattttcattttttcttttgacgTAGCATATATTGATTCTAGTAAAGGGGTGTTGGGGATATGAAAGGACGGGATTTGAATCtgatataaatgagtttgacagattctaatttttctctactttttttgTATTGTGACATATAAAGTATGCTAGATCTATAGTCAAAATATCCTTAAATATCGGTATAGGACGAGACCATCTAGTCATccttaattaatcattaaattatcCAACTTTGTTGCTGATCTGTTGCCACGTCAACAGCACATGGAGAATGCATTCCCTGGTTCAAATATCTTAGTCGTAACGTTGACAAATGGGGAATCGAAACGTGTGGAGGCTCAGTCAGATGAAGAGACATTGAAAGAAGCAATGGGGGTACTCAGGGATATGTTTGGACCCAACATACCTAATGCCACTGATATACTCGTGCCTCGCTGGTGGAATAACAGGTTCCAGCGTGGCAGCTACAGCAACTATCCCATCATTTCCAATcctctactttttcaaaatatcaagGTATGTTCATATCTCTACTTAACTACAACTAATCGAACatgaataataac contains:
- the LOC109019503 gene encoding polyamine oxidase 1-like — encoded protein: MDSPSRYSVIIIGAGVSGLSAAKVLTENGLEDLVILEASDRIGGRVRKEDFGGVSVELGAGWIAGVGGKESNPVWELANQSGLRTRFSDYSNARYNIYDRSGKIFPSGLAADSYKKAVDSAMQQLRKEEAVRGEVRGSGCDVSRVTEPPSSPKTPIELAIDFILHDFEMAEVEPISTYVDFGEQEYLVADERGYEYLLYKMAEDFLFTSEGNILDSRLKLNKVVRELQQSRNGVKVLTEDGCVYEANYVVLSASIGVLQSDLISFRPPLPRWKMEAIETCDVMVYTKIFLKFPYKFWPCGPEKEFFIYAHERRGYYTFWQHMENAFPGSNILVVTLTNGESKRVEAQSDEETLKEAMGVLRDMFGPNIPNATDILVPRWWNNRFQRGSYSNYPIISNPLLFQNIKAPVGRIFFTGEHTSERFNGYVHGGYLAGIDTGKALIEEIRKERKSDQSSNNLLEPLLALTGSTLTLTQTEAVSNLHKCDLPTQLYLSGKLGLPEAIL